The following coding sequences are from one Haloarcula taiwanensis window:
- a CDS encoding dihydrolipoyl dehydrogenase, translated as MVVGDVTTSTDVLVIGAGPGGYVAAIRAAQLDLDVTLVEKGAYGGACLNRGCIPSKALLNASKLAAEAGNAEELGIYADPTVALDEMMDWKDGVVDQLTSGIEQLCTAAGVNLLQGTAEFADENKIRIVHQGDGQGSESLKFEYCIIATGSRPIEIPGFDYGDEYIVSSTGALTLETVPDELAIVGAGYIGMELATVYSRLGSDVTVVEMLEQALPSYEQDIASVVRQRAENLGVDFHFGYTADSWAESGDEAVLTAVPADGAAHDSDIELTADRILVAVGRRPVTDTLSIDAAGVETSSQGFIPTDSRCRTNKEHIFAVGDVAGEPMLAHKGSKEGEVAAEVIAGEPAAVDYQALPAAVFTEPEIGTVGLTATEAANEGITPVTGTFQFQASGRALTANRTDGFVRIVAAKETERVIGAQIVGPEASELIAEIAAMIEMGAKLQDIGSTVHTHPTLSESIMEAAQNARGKAIHRHT; from the coding sequence ATGGTTGTCGGAGATGTAACTACGTCGACTGACGTACTGGTTATTGGTGCTGGTCCCGGCGGATACGTCGCCGCAATCCGCGCCGCACAGCTTGACCTCGATGTTACGCTCGTAGAAAAGGGAGCGTACGGCGGAGCCTGTCTCAACCGTGGCTGTATCCCCTCAAAGGCCCTGCTCAACGCTTCAAAACTGGCAGCGGAGGCGGGCAACGCGGAGGAGCTGGGAATTTACGCAGACCCAACAGTTGCGCTCGACGAGATGATGGACTGGAAAGACGGCGTCGTCGATCAATTAACGAGCGGTATCGAGCAACTGTGTACGGCAGCTGGCGTGAACCTGCTGCAAGGGACTGCCGAATTTGCTGATGAAAACAAGATCAGAATCGTCCACCAGGGTGATGGACAGGGGTCTGAATCGCTAAAATTCGAATACTGCATCATCGCGACGGGGTCCCGGCCGATTGAAATTCCGGGGTTCGACTACGGTGACGAGTATATCGTGTCCTCTACCGGCGCTTTGACCCTTGAAACAGTACCCGACGAACTCGCAATCGTCGGAGCCGGATACATCGGCATGGAGCTAGCGACTGTCTACAGCCGACTTGGAAGCGATGTCACGGTCGTTGAGATGCTGGAGCAAGCGCTTCCCAGCTATGAGCAAGACATTGCTTCGGTAGTCCGGCAGCGAGCGGAGAATCTGGGTGTGGATTTCCATTTCGGGTACACCGCGGACAGCTGGGCTGAGTCTGGCGACGAGGCCGTTCTGACTGCTGTCCCCGCCGACGGAGCGGCACACGATAGCGATATAGAGCTCACCGCTGACAGAATACTCGTTGCCGTCGGCCGACGCCCGGTGACTGACACGCTCAGTATCGATGCCGCCGGCGTCGAAACCAGTTCTCAGGGGTTCATTCCAACGGATAGCAGATGTCGGACAAACAAGGAGCACATTTTCGCAGTCGGTGACGTTGCTGGTGAACCGATGCTCGCGCACAAGGGATCGAAAGAAGGGGAGGTTGCAGCAGAAGTAATCGCTGGCGAGCCAGCGGCAGTCGATTATCAGGCCCTCCCGGCTGCCGTGTTTACCGAGCCGGAAATCGGAACCGTCGGGCTCACGGCGACCGAAGCAGCGAACGAGGGAATTACGCCTGTCACAGGTACGTTCCAGTTTCAGGCGTCTGGTCGAGCACTGACAGCAAACCGGACGGACGGCTTTGTCCGAATCGTCGCCGCAAAAGAAACCGAACGTGTGATCGGTGCACAGATTGTCGGTCCGGAGGCCTCTGAGTTGATTGCAGAAATCGCGGCAATGATAGAAATGGGGGCAAAACTTCAAGATATCGGTTCAACGGTCCACACGCACCCAACACTAAGTGAATCGATAATGGAAGCCGCACAGAATGCAAGAGGGAAAGCGATACACAGACACACCTGA
- a CDS encoding branched-chain alpha-keto acid dehydrogenase subunit E2, whose translation MVREFELPDVGEGVAEGELLRWRVAPGDAVSEDQPVAEVETDKAVVDVPSPVDGVVEELRATEGEVVPVGDVIIVFRVEGENESDETAVTPPDDATSESGSQTDDEATPQPTGDAPSDPAVTQSVQVPAPPSVRRLARELGVDISSIADSSSGRITESDIRAYASESSTQERSNQQTAAAGQRDQQSAPAQSVSSAQMQETADRETTVAVPKTRHIAAEEGIDLNTVPTDERKDGEPFVTLETVREYAEAHQQAQKTDREAVARRAATDEPARPESRKPYTGIRQTIGSAMTESKYTAPHVTHQDEVDVTALVDARSALKQAAEEHDIRLTYLPFVMKACAAALQENPQINVSLDEANEEIVEKQYYNIGIATATDDGLLVPVVEDVDTKGLLEVAAETYEKTQKARERSLSPEEMRGGTFTISNIGGIGGEYGTPIINQPESAILALGEIKKKPRVVERDGEETIEPRHVMTLSLSFDHRVLDGADAAQFTNAVQKYLRNPNLLLLE comes from the coding sequence ATGGTACGCGAGTTCGAACTCCCCGATGTCGGTGAAGGCGTCGCTGAGGGCGAACTGCTTCGCTGGCGTGTTGCGCCGGGCGACGCAGTTTCCGAAGACCAGCCGGTAGCGGAGGTCGAGACCGACAAAGCCGTCGTCGACGTTCCGTCCCCCGTTGACGGTGTTGTCGAAGAACTCCGTGCTACGGAAGGTGAGGTTGTCCCAGTCGGTGATGTGATTATCGTCTTCCGAGTAGAGGGTGAAAACGAATCAGACGAAACCGCAGTAACGCCTCCAGATGACGCCACCTCGGAAAGTGGCTCCCAGACCGACGACGAAGCTACACCACAGCCAACCGGAGATGCGCCGTCGGACCCAGCGGTGACCCAGAGCGTCCAGGTCCCCGCACCGCCGTCCGTGCGGCGTCTCGCCCGCGAACTGGGCGTTGATATTTCCAGCATTGCTGATTCGTCTTCTGGGCGCATAACAGAGTCAGATATACGCGCGTACGCGAGCGAGTCCTCGACTCAGGAGCGTTCAAATCAGCAGACCGCTGCCGCGGGGCAACGAGATCAGCAGTCTGCCCCGGCGCAGTCTGTCAGTTCGGCACAGATGCAAGAAACGGCAGACCGGGAAACGACCGTTGCTGTCCCGAAAACCAGACACATCGCAGCGGAGGAAGGAATTGACCTCAATACCGTTCCCACCGATGAACGAAAAGACGGAGAACCCTTTGTCACGCTCGAAACGGTCCGGGAGTACGCAGAGGCACACCAGCAAGCACAGAAAACGGATCGAGAAGCGGTAGCCAGGAGAGCAGCGACAGACGAGCCAGCGCGCCCGGAATCTCGAAAGCCATACACCGGAATCAGGCAGACGATTGGCTCGGCGATGACGGAGTCGAAATACACGGCCCCGCACGTCACCCATCAGGACGAGGTTGATGTTACCGCTCTGGTCGACGCTCGCTCGGCCCTCAAACAGGCGGCAGAGGAGCATGATATCCGACTGACGTATTTGCCGTTCGTTATGAAAGCGTGCGCCGCGGCTCTGCAAGAGAACCCACAGATAAACGTCTCTCTCGACGAAGCAAACGAGGAAATCGTCGAGAAACAGTACTACAATATCGGTATCGCAACGGCGACTGATGACGGCCTGCTGGTTCCTGTCGTCGAGGATGTCGATACGAAAGGCCTGCTCGAAGTCGCCGCTGAAACCTACGAAAAGACTCAGAAGGCCAGAGAACGGAGTCTTTCGCCGGAGGAAATGCGTGGCGGGACATTTACCATCTCGAACATAGGCGGGATCGGCGGGGAGTACGGAACCCCGATCATCAACCAACCGGAGAGCGCCATCCTGGCACTGGGAGAAATAAAAAAGAAGCCACGAGTCGTCGAAAGAGATGGTGAGGAGACGATAGAACCCCGCCATGTCATGACCCTCTCGCTGTCGTTCGACCACCGGGTGCTTGATGGCGCAGACGCCGCCCAGTTCACGAATGCCGTACAGAAATACCTGCGAAATCCAAATCTGCTCCTACTAGAATAA
- a CDS encoding alpha-ketoacid dehydrogenase subunit beta has protein sequence MSSTASTQTGQNAQRLTLVEAIQDGLYTEMSQDDSVVVLGEDVGKNGGVFRATDQLYEEFGEDRVIDTPLAEAGIIGASIGLAQTGMKPVPEMQFMGFMYPAFDQIVSHAARLRSRSQGQYSVPMVIRAPYGGGIRAPEHHSESKEAFFVHEPGLKVVSPSTPYDAKGLLAASIHDPDPVIFLEPKLIYRAFREDVPTKPYEVSLSEAAVPRDGSDISVYTWGAMTRPALIAAENLSQSHGIEAEVIDLRTLSPLDIETITDSFKKTGRAAIVHEAPKTGGLGAEIATTIQEEALVHQEAPIKRIAGFDAPMPLHSLEDYYLPQAVRIQDGIRETVDF, from the coding sequence ATGAGTTCGACAGCCAGTACGCAGACGGGGCAAAACGCACAGCGTCTCACCCTCGTGGAGGCGATACAGGACGGACTGTACACGGAAATGTCGCAAGACGATAGCGTCGTCGTTCTGGGCGAAGACGTCGGGAAGAACGGCGGTGTTTTCAGAGCAACCGACCAGCTATACGAGGAGTTCGGCGAAGACCGCGTCATCGACACGCCACTGGCAGAAGCCGGCATTATCGGGGCCTCGATTGGACTTGCCCAGACCGGCATGAAGCCTGTTCCCGAGATGCAGTTCATGGGCTTCATGTATCCTGCCTTCGATCAGATTGTCAGTCACGCCGCTCGCCTCCGGAGCCGTAGCCAGGGACAGTATTCGGTGCCGATGGTGATACGGGCTCCGTACGGCGGTGGCATCCGGGCCCCAGAACACCACTCCGAGTCGAAGGAAGCGTTCTTCGTGCACGAGCCCGGCCTAAAGGTCGTCTCGCCGAGCACGCCCTACGATGCAAAGGGACTGCTGGCGGCGTCCATCCACGACCCGGATCCAGTCATCTTCCTTGAGCCGAAGTTGATCTACCGCGCCTTCCGTGAAGATGTCCCGACAAAACCGTATGAAGTGTCGCTGAGTGAGGCTGCTGTCCCGCGTGACGGAAGCGATATTTCAGTCTACACGTGGGGAGCTATGACCCGGCCTGCCCTGATCGCAGCGGAGAACCTCAGCCAGTCACACGGCATCGAGGCCGAAGTCATCGACCTGCGAACTCTGTCTCCCCTCGATATAGAGACGATCACTGACTCGTTCAAGAAGACCGGGAGAGCCGCGATTGTCCACGAGGCACCGAAGACTGGCGGACTAGGGGCCGAAATCGCAACGACGATTCAAGAAGAAGCGCTCGTGCATCAGGAAGCGCCAATCAAACGAATCGCCGGCTTCGATGCCCCAATGCCACTTCATTCACTGGAGGATTACTACCTGCCACAGGCGGTCCGTATCCAGGACGGAATTCGCGAAACAGTCGACTTCTAA
- a CDS encoding pyruvate dehydrogenase (acetyl-transferring) E1 component subunit alpha — MNMKNEAGNADLPAPVRQDSELVQVLDAEGNVLPQASVPDLSDRQLLELYETIKLARHFDQRAISFQRQGRLATYAPMTGQEGSQVATSFALAEQDWLFPTYREHAAKYAHGMELASLFEPLRGYREGYAIPEGVNVMPEYIPIATQVPQAMGMAWGHKLQGKTDTAVLCHLGDGATSEGDFHEGLNFAGVFDVPAVFVCNNNQWAISVPRERQTASETIATKAQAYGIDSVRVDGLDPLAVYKVTSEALEKARNPAPGALRPTLIESVQYRFGAHTTADDPSVYRDESEEEAWRDRDPVDRIEKYLYNEGILNPDLESEIQDRIEQEVSEAIETAEQTETSPDNIVEHVYEDVPARLEEQRDELNRLREKYDDGAFSEVLE; from the coding sequence ATGAACATGAAAAACGAAGCAGGAAACGCGGACTTGCCAGCGCCCGTCAGACAAGACTCGGAGCTAGTCCAGGTACTGGATGCTGAAGGCAACGTATTACCGCAGGCGTCTGTCCCTGATCTCTCAGATAGGCAGTTACTTGAGCTGTATGAGACAATCAAGCTCGCCCGTCACTTCGATCAGCGGGCGATCAGCTTCCAGCGACAGGGGCGACTGGCGACGTACGCACCAATGACCGGGCAGGAGGGGTCACAGGTCGCCACGAGCTTTGCGCTTGCCGAGCAAGACTGGCTGTTCCCGACTTACAGGGAGCACGCGGCGAAGTACGCTCACGGAATGGAGCTGGCATCCCTCTTCGAACCACTAAGAGGCTATCGGGAAGGATATGCAATCCCTGAAGGTGTCAACGTGATGCCGGAGTATATTCCGATAGCAACCCAGGTTCCGCAGGCTATGGGAATGGCCTGGGGACACAAGCTACAGGGCAAGACGGATACGGCCGTCCTGTGTCATCTCGGTGATGGTGCGACCTCCGAAGGAGACTTCCACGAAGGACTGAACTTCGCCGGGGTATTCGACGTCCCTGCTGTGTTCGTCTGTAACAACAACCAATGGGCGATTTCGGTCCCCCGAGAGCGACAGACTGCGAGCGAAACCATCGCTACAAAGGCACAGGCATACGGTATCGACAGCGTTCGTGTCGACGGACTGGACCCGCTCGCGGTCTACAAAGTCACCAGTGAGGCACTGGAGAAAGCTCGGAATCCAGCTCCCGGAGCGCTGCGGCCAACGCTTATCGAATCTGTCCAGTATCGCTTCGGCGCTCACACCACTGCGGATGACCCGTCCGTCTACAGAGACGAATCGGAAGAGGAGGCCTGGCGAGACCGCGACCCTGTGGACCGCATTGAAAAGTATCTCTACAACGAGGGTATCCTCAATCCGGACCTTGAGAGTGAGATCCAGGACCGAATCGAACAAGAAGTCAGCGAGGCGATAGAAACGGCGGAGCAGACAGAGACGAGTCCGGACAACATCGTCGAGCATGTGTACGAGGACGTTCCAGCGCGGCTCGAAGAACAGCGGGACGAACTGAACCGGCTGCGCGAGAAGTATGACGACGGCGCGTTCTCGGAGGTGCTGGAATGA
- a CDS encoding ABC transporter ATP-binding protein, with the protein MSLLSVQQLDAGYGDLQILTEIDMEVGQGEYITIVGPNGAGKSTVMKSVFGLTTYMGGEIVFNNRDIAGEQPEDIISYGLSFVPQSNNVFEPLTVTENLKMGAYTLDQFPEERLQAVYDRFPILETRSEQKAGTLSGGQQQMLAMGRALMLDPDLLLLDEPSAGLAPDLVDEMFDRIDEINDAGTAVLLVEQNAKEALRRCDRGYVLVQGQNRHEDSGEALLNDQQVREDFLGG; encoded by the coding sequence ATGAGCTTACTGTCAGTACAGCAACTGGACGCCGGGTACGGTGATCTGCAGATTCTCACAGAAATTGACATGGAGGTCGGACAGGGTGAGTACATCACTATCGTCGGCCCGAACGGCGCGGGCAAGTCCACTGTCATGAAGTCTGTGTTCGGATTGACGACGTACATGGGGGGTGAAATCGTATTCAATAACAGGGACATTGCCGGTGAACAACCGGAAGACATCATCTCATACGGGTTGAGTTTCGTTCCACAGAGCAACAACGTGTTTGAACCGCTGACGGTCACAGAGAACCTCAAGATGGGTGCATACACGCTCGATCAGTTTCCCGAGGAGCGGCTACAGGCTGTTTACGACCGGTTCCCGATACTGGAAACCCGGTCGGAGCAGAAAGCAGGGACACTGTCAGGCGGGCAACAACAGATGCTGGCGATGGGCCGTGCGCTCATGCTTGATCCCGACCTGTTACTGCTTGACGAACCCAGCGCAGGCCTGGCACCGGATCTCGTCGATGAGATGTTTGACCGCATCGACGAGATCAACGACGCCGGTACCGCTGTGCTCCTCGTCGAACAAAACGCCAAAGAGGCATTGCGGCGGTGTGATCGCGGTTATGTCCTTGTACAGGGGCAGAATCGACACGAAGACAGCGGTGAGGCACTTCTCAACGACCAACAGGTCCGCGAGGACTTCCTCGGCGGGTAG